The Caulobacter sp. 73W region TTCCTTGGCGCCCGCTTCACCGCCCAGCTTGACGAAATCGTCGAAGGCGATGGTTTCGGCGCGGATGTAGCCCTTCTCGAAGTCGGTGTGGATGACGCCGGCGGCCTGCGGGCCGGTGTCGCCGACATGGATCGTCCAGGCGCGGGCTTCCTTGGGGCCGACCGTGAAATAGGTCTGCAGGCCCAGCAGGTTGTAGGCCTCGCGGATCAGGCGGTTCAGGCCGGGCTCTTCGAGGCCCAGGGTCTCCAGGAACTCGGCGCGTTCGGCGGCTTCGAGCATGGCGATCTCGCTCTCGATCTGCGCGGAGATCACCACGGACTTGGCCTTGTCCTTGGCGGCGCGTTCGGCGACCAGGTCGGAGAACTTGTTGCCCTTGTCGGCCGAGCCTTCATCGACGTTGCAGACATAAAGCGCCGGCAGCGAGGTGAGAAGCTGCAGCATGTGCCAGGCCTTCTCGTCCTCCTTGTCCACGGTCGCGGCGCGGGCCGGGCGGCCTTCGCGCAGCTGGGCCAGGGCCAGGTTGATCAGGCGCAGGGTGTTGGCGGCTTCCTTGTCGCCGCCCGACTTGGCCTTTTTCTCGATGGCCGGCAGACGCTTTTCCAGGCTCTCCAGGTCGGCCAGCATCAGCTCCATTTCGATGATCTCGAGATCGCTGAGCGGGTCGATGCGGCCCTCGACGTGGGTGATGTCGTCGTCCTCGAAGCAGCGGGCGACGAAGGCCACGGCGTCACAGTCGCGGATGTTGGCCAGGAACTGGTTGCCCAGGCCTTCGCCCTTCGACGCGCCGCGCACCAGGCCGGCGATGTCGACGAAGGTGATGCGGGCCGGGATGATCTCCTTGGAGCCGGCGATCTTGGCCAGGGCGTCCAGGCGCGGCTCGGGCACCGCCACGTCGCCGGTGTTCGGCTCGATGGTGCAGAACGGATAGTTGGCCGCCTGGGCGGCCGCCGTCTGGGTCAGGGCGTTGAACAGGGTCGATTTGCCCACGTTGGGCAGACCGACGATGGCGACTTTCAGGGCCATGGAGCACTCGCAGATTTCGTTGGCGCGCGACCTAGCACGGATGGGCGGTTTGGCGAAACGCCCAGGGGGGGCGAGCGGGGGCGAAGGCCCGGCGGCAAGGGGGCCTTGAAACCATCTGTA contains the following coding sequences:
- the ychF gene encoding redox-regulated ATPase YchF, producing the protein MALKVAIVGLPNVGKSTLFNALTQTAAAQAANYPFCTIEPNTGDVAVPEPRLDALAKIAGSKEIIPARITFVDIAGLVRGASKGEGLGNQFLANIRDCDAVAFVARCFEDDDITHVEGRIDPLSDLEIIEMELMLADLESLEKRLPAIEKKAKSGGDKEAANTLRLINLALAQLREGRPARAATVDKEDEKAWHMLQLLTSLPALYVCNVDEGSADKGNKFSDLVAERAAKDKAKSVVISAQIESEIAMLEAAERAEFLETLGLEEPGLNRLIREAYNLLGLQTYFTVGPKEARAWTIHVGDTGPQAAGVIHTDFEKGYIRAETIAFDDFVKLGGEAGAKEAGKMRSEGKEYVVKDGDVMHFRFNV